Proteins encoded within one genomic window of Fusarium musae strain F31 chromosome 4, whole genome shotgun sequence:
- a CDS encoding hypothetical protein (EggNog:ENOG41) codes for MAQLASNRLGQSLIETFTIGVGKLSAVRLDLAAHYIGVVKNAECFNELDKEIVAELELFMLLYRGIVEESIPTNKLQSNLTQWHVANEKLLNLADSIKLKFALSTFGLLANRWELSQRQKEGLNDTGETAVYEQKIECILEHSHEIIRFSMEMTSQKNIIHTFDFLMGAYAHVTLVEFSDHLEDINKTFLLMEEVQDLRKDTYVDEPVSIWAMNMMRKRVYDAARPELETRTETLPGLDVWWPPFEALSTRREYTSTEVSEGDQ; via the exons ATGGCTCAATTGGCTTCAAATAGACTAGGCCAGAGTCTAATTGAGAC GTTCACTATCGGTGTCGGGAAGCTGTCTGCTGTGCGCCTGGATCTGGCGGCACATTACATCGGTGTAGTCAAGAATGCGGAATGTTTCAACGAGCTTGACAAGGAAATTGTTGCCGAACTTGAACTCTTTATGTTGCTATACCGAGGGATTGTCGAGGAGAGTATCCCAACAAATAAACTTCAAAGCAACCTCACCCAATGGCATGTTGCTAATGAAAAGC TGCTCAACCTTGCCGATAGTATAAAGCTGAAGTTTGCGCTCTCTACGTTCGGTTTATTGGCCAACAGATGGGAATTGTCGCAACGGCAAAAGGAAGGCTTGAATGACACTGGCGAGACTGCTGTGTATGAACAGAAGATCGAGTGCATACTAGAACACAGCCACGAAATCATACGCTTCTCCATGGAAATGACAAGCCAGAAGAATATCATCCACACTTTTGACTTCCTGATGGGCGCATATGCACACGTCACGCTGGTCGAGTTTTCGGACCATCTCGAGGACATTAATAAGACCTTTCTTCTGATGGAAGAAGTGCAGGATCTTCGAAAGGACACTTATGTTGATGAACCAGTTTCAATCTGGGCTATGAACATGATGAGAAAAAGGGTTTACGATGCGGCGCGACCAGAGTTAGAGACACGAACAGAAACGCTACCTGGTCTTGATGTTTGGTGGCCGCCTTTTGAAGCTTTGAGTACTAGAAGGGAGTATACCTCAACAGAAGTAAGCGAGGGAGACCAATAG
- a CDS encoding hypothetical protein (EggNog:ENOG41): MSKVRRDIGPLRIIAIGFNIPNSWVAIAASLSTALAAGGTVSLIYGTFVSCAFYACAAVTLAELASVYPTAGGQYHFTSILAPQRYNRQFSYVCGMISTLSWTINAASVALIGSQLLVSFPQFFNGYEPERWHLFLIYQGLNLFSLFYNLFLLKRTNWIHDCAFILTLSTFFVTCITCLSRSEKQSSEWVWTTFETTTGWNDGVAFMTSLVTPCYMYGGLDAALHLAEETMNASQTVPRALMATIGIGFLTAFTFAVSMAYCISDMEDLLTATMPIFQLWRTATRSDAAGVTFLVSLTIIVIFVLIAIQQTTSRLIWAFARDHGLYLSHHLSQLSPKLRDIPSNALILNTVLVFFSALLIYQKRSSTFLPHHRGFRVPDLVGWICNFGIIVAAVIELVFFVFPSSLPVSALSMNYASVVLLVLLLFSTVNWFMFAKQHYQGPRVELILNQRISLDK, encoded by the exons ATGTCAAAGG TCCGCCGCGACATCGGCCCTCTCcgcatcatcgccatcggcTTCAACATCCCCAACAGTTGGGTCGCCATCGCAGCAAGTCTATCCACCGCCCTCGCAGCCGGCGGTACAGTCAGTCTTATCTATGGGACGTTCGTTTCATGCGCGTTCTACGCTTGCGCTGCTGTGACGCTCGCCGAACTAGCCAGTGTATACCCAACTGCTGGAGGCCAGTATCATTTCACCAGCATCTTGGCCCCTCAACGGTACAACCGCCAGTTTTCGTATGTCTGCGGTATGATATCAACGCTGTCGTGGACTATTAACGCTGCGAGCGTGGCCCTTATTGGGAGCCAGTTGCTCGTTTCCTTTCCTCAGTTCTTTAACGGCTATGAGCCGGAGCGATGGCATTTGTTTCTTATCTATCAAGGACTGAACTTGTTTTCACTCTTTTACAACTTGTTTCTTCTCAAGCGCACAAACTGGATCCACGATTGCGCAT TTATCCTCACTCTTTCAACTTTCTTCGTCACATGCATTACATGTTTATCTCGAAGTGAAAAACAATCGTCAGAGTGGGTATGGACAACCTTCGAGACCACGACTGGTTGGAATGATGGTGTTGCATTCATGACCAGTTTGGTAACGCCCTGCTACATGTACGGCGGTCTGGACGCTGCCCTACATCTTGCTGAGGAGACCATGAATGCATCGCAGACGGTCCCACGAGCTCTTATGGCAACAATCGGCATAGGCTTTCTCACGGCGTTTACATTCGCCGTCTCCATGGCGTACTGTATCTCTGATATGGAAGACCTCCTTACTGCTAC AATGCCCATATTTCAGCTTTGGCGTACCGCGACGCGATCAGATGCCGCTGGAGTAACTTTTCTCGTCTCACTAACGATCATCGTTATCTTtgtcctcatcgccatccaACAAACGACATCTCGGCTGATATGGGCATTCGCTAGAGACCATGGCCTCTACCTCTCACACCACCTCTCTCAACTTTCACCAAAGCTTAGGGACATTCCTTCCAATGCactcatcctcaacaccgTGCTGGTGTTCTTTT CTGCCCTACTTATCTACCAGAAGCGCAGTTCAACGTTTCTTCCTCACCACCGTGGCTTTCGAGTTCCGGACCTCGTTGGGTGGATATGTAACTTTGGAATTATTGTTGCGGCTGTTATTGAACTTGTGTTCTTTGTGTTTCCCAGCTCCCTCCCCGTATCAGCCCTGTCTATGA ACTATGCCAGTGTCGTTCTGTTAGTTCTCTTATTGTTCTCTACAGTGAACTGGTTCATGTTTGCGAAACAACACTACCAAGGTCCCCGGGTTGAGCTTATCCTGAACCAAAGGATATCTCTGgataaataa
- a CDS encoding hypothetical protein (EggNog:ENOG41) produces the protein MTLSGWILSQENSLYDHGFVIFHSLPPRMAIQEMHMHMAWPESAFQAPTAQDCFEQMQKWLQRCSLSNITVYNAIRVFCKSEMTEYMVGQFADLGPLNLFAVVAGKK, from the exons ATGACTTTGTCTGGATGGATTTTATCGCAAGAGAACAGCTTATACG ATCACGGCTTCGTCATATTCCACAGTCTACCACCTCGCATGGCAATCCAGGAAATGCACATGCATATGGCATGGCCTGAGAGTGCCTTTCAAGCACCCACGGCTCAAGACTGTTTTGAGCAAATGCAAAAATGGCTTCAGCGATGTTCGCTGTCAAATATTACCGTTTACAATGCTATCAGAGTGTTCTGCAAGAGCGAGATGACTGAATACATGGTGGGACAGTTTGCTGATCTTGGCCCTCTGAATCTATTTGCGGTTGTAGCTGGTAAGAAATGA
- a CDS encoding hypothetical protein (EggNog:ENOG41) gives MYPQSIGTESFRLVSLIIDSDRQPCLTLSEYKIHSPARPEYYALSYTWNPPYMTDPAYYADTDVHYILLEGSRFAVKPNLYDALFQLHHSYPQTLLWIDALCINQNDFQERKLQVGIMDRIFGGASRVVVWLGKPSAKLELGLQVAERIASVASAASKAIVREQKYPHTHHLEQMKEAYGLDPLSFDDADALVTLFSCRWFGRQWVIQEVALAGHIDIICNGMSVPFDKIGSTALFLHLSGLLVGIGNLVVAGGKSMRSLQDMHLMQTGRTQIVREWCKGDRSEWRDVLHLVDFTAGIVENTVAAGQSKESMVGVVLLKLLMWLVGFDCGDRRDTIYGLTGIISRVVSIHGLDSIPQRLQPDYRLETATVLHNAATEILQATGSLALLGVVKDPALRETKGLPSWVPDYPPIMALNPMAGPNVKSLGKFDASKAIDIARYDVDFHVDDKVLHARGFLLGRVKAMGNSSEPMISGSHFTECAAMLVDAEEIYRFTNQPFAEAFWRTLVFDQDLSDRPAKLPTTKHFQDMVLMLMAKRISDEFQSGGKDAVKALLLTLEAMDTLEAKHPNQSPFPTTRMLASFCSGFGFLPETSDDKLWAPEQKMAWLESKKKNMVFMFSLLSTTLFKRRPAIMEEGYFACVFESTLVGDEIWVVSGCPTPLVLRSEGQQYSLIGETYVHGIMHGEAIHANNNWVQLDIV, from the coding sequence ATGTATCCGCAGTCTATCGGCACCGAGTCTTTTCGTCTCGTGTCTCTTATCATTGACTCCGATCGGCAACCATGTCTTACTCTTAGCGAATATAAGATTCATAGCCCTGCCAGGCCGGAATACTACGCACTCTCCTACACATGGAACCCCCCCTATATGACCGATCCCGCATACTACGCAGACACGGACGTACACTATATTCTTCTCGAAGGGTCCAGATTCGCTGTCAAGCCTAATCTTTACGACGCTCTCTTCCAGCTTCACCATTCTTATCCTCAGACTCTACTCTGGATTGACGCCCTCTGCATCAACCAAAACGATTTCCAGGAGCGTAAACTTCAAGTGGGCATCATGGACCGAATCTTTGGAGGTGCCAGTCGTGTGGTTGTCTGGCTAGGGAAACCCTCTGCTAAGCTTGAGCTAGGACTCCAAGTTGCAGAACGCATAGCCAGCGTGGCTTCAGCAGCGTCCAAAGCCATCGTTCGGGAGCAGAAGTATCCCCACACCCATCACCTGGAACAAATGAAAGAGGCCTATGGACTTGATCCGTTGAGCTTCGATGACGCAGATGCCCTGGTTACGCTCTTCAGTTGCCGCTGGTTTGGGAGACAGTGGGTGATTCAAGAAGTGGCCTTAGCAGGACACATCGACATCATATGCAATGGAATGAGCGTCCCGTTTGACAAAATCGGGTCAACAGCACTATTCTTGCATTTAAGTGGCCTGCTTGTTGGAATTGGTAATCTGGTAGTCGCCGGTGGCAAAAGCATGCGTTCGCTGCAAGATATGCACCTTATGCAGACCGGGAGAACTCAGATTGTCCGCGAATGGTGTAAAGGTGATCGCAGTGAGTGGAGAGACGTTCTACATTTGGTCGACTTTACAGCTGGAATCGTCGAGAATACTGTGGCTGCCGGTCAAAGCAAGGAGAGTATGGTTGGCGttgttcttctcaagctgctcATGTGGCTAGTTGGTTTCGATTGTGGAGACCGCCGCGATACTATCTACGGACTCACCGGTATAATCAGCCGCGTCGTTAGCATTCACGGTCTCGACAGCATTCCCCAGAGGCTCCAGCCGGATTATAGACTCGAAACAGCCACTGTGCTCCATAACGCTGCGACGGAAATTCTGCAGGCGACTGGGAGTTTGGCTCTTCTCGGTGTTGTCAAGGACCCAGCTCTACGTGAGACGAAAGGCCTACCGTCCTGGGTCCCAGATTATCCCCCAATAATGGCGTTGAATCCAATGGCTGGACCAAACGTCAAGTCTCTGGGCAAGTTCGATGCATCGAAAGCCATAGATATAGCCAGGTATGATGTCGACTTCCATGTAGACGACAAGGTCCTGCATGCCCGCGGTTTTCTCTTGGGTCGGGTTAAGGCCATGGGCAACTCTTCGGAGCCTATGATTTCCGGTAGTCACTTCACTGAGTGCGCTGCGATGCTAGTTGACGCAGAGGAGATATACCGCTTTACGAACCAACCGTTCGCCGAGGCATTCTGGCGAACATTGGTGTTTGATCAGGATTTATCAGACCGCCCAGCCAAACTTCCCACGACGAAGCATTTCCAAGATATGGTACTCATGTTGATGGCTAAAAGAATCAGCGATGAGTTCCAATCCGGAGGGAAGGATGCAGTCAAGGCCCTTCTACTGACTTTGGAGGCGATGGATACCCTGGAAGCCAAACATCCGAACCAGAGTCCTTTCCCTACAACTAGGATGCTAGCCTCATTCTGCAGTGGGTTTGGCTTCCTCCCTGAAACTAGTGACGATAAATTATGGGCACCTGAACAGAAAATGGCTTGGTTGGaatcaaagaagaagaatatgGTGTTTATGTTTTCCTTGCTAAGCACTACGTTGTTCAAACGGCGCCCGGCAATTATGGAAGAAGGTTATTTTGCTTGTGTTTTTGAGTCTACGTTGGTGGGTGATGAGATCTGGGTTGTGTCTGGTTGCCCCACGCCGCTGGTTCTGCGAAGTGAGGGTCAACAGTACAGTTTGATCGGCGAGACTTATGTTCATGGTATTATGCATGGTGAGGCTATTCATGCAAACAATAATTGGGTACAGCTGGATATTGTATAA